A part of Candidatus Deferrimicrobium borealis genomic DNA contains:
- a CDS encoding MmgE/PrpD family protein, which yields MARHGNSLAYRDEKGYQTLSEQLGYFSEQARWEDLSPEAREALKIRTLDSLGCAFGSLASGPARSLRQEIDAFGGAPLCTLVGGGKTSPDRAAFYNGALVRYLDFNDSYLAKGETCHPSDNLGAVLAAAEFGGTTCKEFLTALALSYQVQCRLSDAAPVRHRGFDHTTQGAFAAAAGCGKALGLGALRIAHALGISGASNIALRVTRTGALSHWKGLAAPNTAFNGLRAAFLAMRGITGPLEVFEGTKGWMQTVSGDFEIDWSREDLERVRRTIVKKYNAEIHSQSAIEGLLEMMKEEGFLGEDVDRIRVAIFDVAHLIIGGGAEGDKTMVRTKEEADHSLPYILAVAALDGKVMPAQYAEARIGRRDVQTLLRQVTVVPEPEFTDRFPEEHACRITVRLKDGRELRREKRDYEGFHTRAMGWERVEEKFHALSREVLPPGQRDRIVKAVRQLEHLTVREFTSLLG from the coding sequence ATGGCGCGACACGGGAACAGCCTTGCGTACCGGGACGAGAAGGGATACCAGACCTTGTCGGAGCAACTCGGGTACTTTTCGGAGCAGGCCCGGTGGGAGGACCTCTCCCCCGAGGCGCGGGAGGCCCTCAAGATCCGGACGCTCGACTCTTTGGGGTGCGCCTTCGGGTCCCTGGCGTCCGGACCGGCCCGGAGTCTCCGGCAGGAGATCGACGCATTCGGCGGGGCCCCGCTCTGCACGCTGGTCGGGGGAGGAAAGACCTCTCCCGACCGCGCCGCCTTCTACAACGGGGCGCTGGTGCGGTACCTCGATTTCAACGACAGCTACCTCGCGAAGGGGGAGACGTGCCACCCGAGCGACAATCTTGGCGCCGTGCTCGCGGCCGCCGAGTTCGGCGGGACGACGTGCAAGGAGTTCCTGACGGCCCTCGCCTTGAGCTACCAGGTCCAGTGCCGGCTCAGCGACGCGGCCCCGGTCCGGCACCGGGGGTTCGACCACACGACCCAGGGGGCGTTCGCCGCCGCCGCAGGGTGCGGGAAAGCGCTGGGGCTGGGCGCGCTCCGCATCGCCCACGCCCTCGGGATCTCGGGCGCATCGAACATCGCCCTGCGGGTGACGCGGACGGGCGCCCTCTCCCACTGGAAGGGGCTCGCCGCCCCGAACACGGCGTTCAACGGCCTGCGCGCCGCGTTCCTCGCGATGCGCGGGATCACCGGCCCCCTGGAGGTCTTCGAGGGGACCAAGGGGTGGATGCAGACGGTCTCCGGCGACTTCGAAATCGACTGGTCCCGGGAGGACCTGGAGCGCGTCCGCCGCACGATCGTGAAGAAGTACAACGCGGAGATCCACTCCCAGTCCGCCATCGAAGGTCTGCTCGAGATGATGAAGGAGGAGGGCTTCCTCGGAGAGGATGTCGATCGGATCCGGGTCGCCATCTTCGACGTGGCCCACCTGATCATCGGCGGGGGGGCCGAGGGGGATAAAACGATGGTCCGCACCAAGGAGGAGGCGGACCACAGCCTGCCCTACATCCTGGCCGTGGCGGCCCTGGACGGGAAGGTGATGCCCGCGCAGTACGCCGAGGCGCGGATCGGGCGGAGGGACGTCCAAACGCTCCTGCGGCAGGTCACGGTCGTGCCGGAACCGGAGTTCACGGACCGGTTCCCGGAAGAGCACGCCTGCCGGATCACCGTACGCCTGAAGGACGGCAGGGAACTCCGCCGGGAGAAACGCGACTACGAGGGGTTCCACACCCGGGCGATGGGATGGGAGAGGGTGGAGGAGAAGTTCCACGCCCTCTCCCGCGAGGTGTTGCCGCCCGGCCAACGCGACAGGATCGTCAAGGCGGTGAGGCAACTCGAGCACCTCACGGTGAGGGAGTTCACTTCGCTGCTGGGATGA
- a CDS encoding tetratricopeptide repeat protein — MKRFYPVLLLVGAVVVFYLNSFPGVFQFDDYNVIVDNGGVHTWGAYLAGLPRGIRPLLKFTYTLNWTSGLDLFGFHLVNVGLHAANAVMLFFLASRVGGPSVSGFAALLPALLFAVHPAQTEAVTYISGRSVSLMAFFYLGSLLAYLRGRERGSRLLLYLASPLLFLLAVASKEVALTLPFAMVLCEASRREKDGWRKTLRAQAVHWGLLAALAVFLLAHPGYGRLLEACFDIRGAAANLLTQVHGIGYLLSRLVMPHAMNIDPDLPVFSPGSPVPLPESLLLAALMAAGILGLKNRSMAGFGILWFFLHLLPTNSFIPRLDVANDRQLYLASWGLFLAVAAGADLLRGKWGARWVTAVATVLILALGGLTVSRNTLYRSEVALWEDTARKSPGKARAWNNLGYAYQQAGRLRDAEAAYLRALQVDPGYALARGNLRELKARPDSTR, encoded by the coding sequence GTGAAACGCTTCTACCCGGTCCTGCTCCTCGTGGGGGCCGTCGTTGTCTTCTATCTCAACTCCTTCCCGGGTGTCTTCCAGTTCGACGACTACAACGTCATCGTCGATAACGGCGGCGTGCACACATGGGGCGCCTATCTCGCCGGTCTTCCCCGAGGGATCCGCCCGCTCCTGAAATTCACCTATACGCTGAACTGGACTTCGGGGCTGGACCTGTTCGGCTTCCACCTCGTCAACGTGGGGCTCCACGCGGCGAACGCCGTCATGCTCTTCTTCCTGGCGTCGAGGGTCGGCGGTCCGTCCGTCTCCGGGTTCGCCGCACTCCTCCCGGCGCTCCTGTTCGCCGTCCACCCCGCACAGACGGAAGCGGTGACGTACATCAGCGGGCGTTCCGTCTCGCTGATGGCGTTCTTCTACCTCGGGAGCCTCCTCGCCTACCTGCGGGGCCGGGAGCGGGGGAGCCGCCTTCTCCTGTACCTGGCGTCGCCGCTCCTCTTTCTTCTCGCGGTCGCCTCCAAGGAGGTGGCGCTCACCCTTCCGTTCGCGATGGTTCTTTGCGAAGCGTCCCGGCGGGAGAAGGACGGGTGGAGGAAGACGCTCCGCGCCCAGGCGGTCCACTGGGGGCTCCTCGCGGCTCTCGCCGTTTTCCTCCTCGCCCACCCCGGATACGGGCGACTGCTCGAGGCGTGCTTCGACATCCGGGGCGCGGCGGCCAACCTGCTCACGCAGGTCCACGGGATCGGGTACCTTCTGTCGCGTCTCGTGATGCCCCACGCCATGAACATCGATCCGGACCTGCCCGTCTTCTCCCCGGGATCGCCCGTTCCGCTTCCGGAGTCCCTCCTTCTCGCGGCGCTCATGGCCGCGGGGATCCTCGGGCTGAAAAACCGGTCCATGGCGGGGTTCGGCATCCTCTGGTTCTTCCTGCATCTCCTTCCGACGAACTCTTTCATCCCCCGTCTCGACGTGGCGAACGACCGGCAGCTGTACCTCGCCTCCTGGGGGCTCTTCCTGGCCGTGGCGGCGGGGGCGGATCTCCTGCGCGGGAAGTGGGGGGCGCGATGGGTCACGGCGGTCGCCACCGTCCTGATCCTCGCACTCGGCGGGCTCACCGTGTCCCGGAACACGCTGTATCGCAGCGAGGTCGCCCTATGGGAGGACACGGCGCGGAAATCCCCGGGGAAGGCGAGGGCGTGGAACAACCTCGGGTACGCATACCAGCAGGCGGGCCGCTTGCGCGATGCCGAGGCGGCGTATCTGCGTGCGCTGCAGGTCGATCCCGGGTACGCGCTCGCCCGGGGGAACCTCAGGGAACTGAAGGCGAGACCGGATTCCACCCGATAA
- a CDS encoding serine hydrolase, which produces MPHPVRTALLLAFCLGIGATAARVEAAGDPFGNVAAAYLVKVDGRELWSRNPDRRLAPGSLTKMMTGLLVLERADPGQVATVSPEASRETGTRLGLEAGDRMLVIDLLAAALLGSANDACHALAEHVAGSEAKFVTLMNARAREMGLSDTRFANACGHDAPGMRSTARDLARLAETAMGNPVFAKIAGIVGGGVSTADGGKKYPIENKNELIGRYRGALGVKTGFTGSAGKCLVALAEREGKRVLLVLLNAPDRWWKAEEILDAAFAHGPGASAGPP; this is translated from the coding sequence GTGCCGCACCCGGTCCGAACGGCGCTGCTTCTGGCCTTCTGCCTCGGTATCGGCGCTACGGCCGCGAGGGTAGAGGCGGCCGGCGATCCGTTCGGAAACGTCGCCGCGGCGTATCTCGTGAAGGTCGACGGCCGGGAGCTGTGGTCCCGGAACCCGGACCGGCGACTTGCCCCGGGGAGTCTCACGAAGATGATGACGGGCCTCCTCGTTCTGGAGCGGGCCGACCCCGGGCAGGTGGCCACCGTTTCCCCGGAGGCGAGCCGCGAGACGGGGACCCGGCTGGGCCTTGAGGCCGGCGACCGGATGCTGGTGATCGACCTCCTCGCCGCCGCGCTCCTTGGCTCCGCCAACGACGCCTGCCACGCTCTCGCGGAGCACGTCGCCGGGAGCGAGGCGAAGTTCGTGACCTTGATGAACGCCCGGGCGCGGGAGATGGGCCTTTCCGATACCCGCTTCGCGAACGCCTGCGGACACGACGCCCCCGGAATGCGCTCCACGGCGCGGGACCTCGCGCGTCTCGCGGAAACGGCGATGGGGAACCCCGTGTTCGCGAAGATCGCGGGCATTGTCGGCGGCGGGGTCTCCACGGCCGACGGCGGGAAGAAGTATCCCATCGAGAACAAGAACGAGCTGATCGGACGGTACCGGGGTGCGCTCGGTGTGAAGACCGGCTTCACGGGGTCGGCCGGCAAATGCCTCGTCGCCCTCGCGGAGCGGGAAGGGAAGCGGGTTCTCCTCGTTCTGCTGAACGCGCCCGACCGGTGGTGGAAGGCGGAGGAGATCCTCGACGCCGCCTTCGCCCACGGACCCGGAGCCTCCGCGGGCCCGCCGTGA